Proteins encoded together in one Quercus lobata isolate SW786 chromosome 3, ValleyOak3.0 Primary Assembly, whole genome shotgun sequence window:
- the LOC115981375 gene encoding receptor-like protein 7 — protein MYFDYNDYYNGSYPEMMSWKVDSDCCSWDGVTCDAENGEVIGLDLSNSWLYGPLNSNSNLFSLRHLRKLNLDSNNFSSSTIPSEFGQLVRLTHLNLSFSFLHGPIPLEISWLSNLVSLDLSFNYFKYFVGGDYYYKLLDLRRIHLEALFQNMTYLRALHLNKGKFPSDIFLLPKIQVINLSYNRELVGFLPKFWSFSSLKELRLWTTNFSGEFTNSIDNLGSLNVLDLSETNLFGELPNSISNLKSLNYLDLSSSNISGASPPSIGNLSQLTYLSLSYNNLHGQLPSTSGNLAKLTHLSLDNILYYREVPSFLGNLTQLEDLSLSNNNFDCGFPIWLTNITKHRSIVFLRNQLKGKIPSEISRLPNLSSLDLSQSSFIEAIPSVLFTIPSLYTLVLDQNQLILPLKFQNISLSPLYYLGLSENKMNELMLGSIVNFTKLQYLRLSSINLEGMVELNNFFKLKELQSLDLSGNEVFVSKANINSTLPKFSSLWLSSFNLSKFPTFLEAQNELQNLDLSNNDIEGNILLECWKRDIGIPKSFP, from the exons atgtattttgATTACAATGATTACTATAATGGTTCTTATCCAGAGATGATGTCTTGGAAGGTAGATAGTGATTGTTGTTCTTGGGATGGGGTCACATGTGATGCAGAGAATGGTGAGGTGATTGGCTTAGACCTGAGCAACAGTTGGCTTTATGGGCCTCTCAACTCTAACAGCAATCTCTTCAGTTTGCGTCACCTTCGGAAACTCAACCTTGACTCCAACAACTTCTCTTCCTCCACAATCCCATCTGAATTTGGCCAGCTTGTGAGGTTAACCCATCTCAAcctctctttttccttcttaCATGGCCCAATTCCATTGGAAATTTCATGGCTATCCAATTTGGTTTCACTTGATCTCTCCTTCAATTATTTTAAGTACTTTGTTGGTGgtgattattattataaattgttGGATCTCAGAAGAATTCATCTTGAAGCACTTTTCCAGAACATGACATATTTGAGAGCGCTTCATCTAAACAAA GGTAAATTTCCCTCAGATATTTTCCTGTTGCCCAAGATACAAGTCATTAATCTATCATATAATCGAGAACTCGTTGGTTTTCTTCCCAAATTTTGGTCTTTTAGTTCCTTAAAGGAATTGCGTCTTTGGACAACAAATTTTTCTGGGGAATTTACCAATTCAATCGATAACCTTGGGTCCTTGAATGTTTTGGATCTTTCCGAAACAAATTTATTTGGGGAATTGCCCAATTCAATCAGCAACCTCAAGTCCTTGAATTATTTGGATCTTAGTTCAAGTAATATTTCAGGGGCAAGTCCCCCTTCTATTGGAAACCTATCACAACTTACTTACCTTTCCCTCTCATATAACAATTTACATGGCCAACTTCCTTCCACATCGGGAAACCTTGCAAAACTCACTCATTTGAGTCTTGACAATATCCTTTACTATCGGGAAGTACCATCTTTCTTGGGAAATCTTACACAACTAGAAGACTTAAGCCTTTCGAATAACAATTTTGACTGTGGCTTCCCAATTTGGCTAACAAATATTACTAAACACCGTTCGATAGTTTTCTTGAGAAATCAGTTGAAAGGGAAAATCCCATCCGAAATAAGTAGACTTCCTAATTTGTCAAGCCTTGACTTGTCTCAAAGCTCATTCATAGAGGCCATTCCCTCGGTTTTGTTTACAATCCCTTCATTGTATACACTAGTTCTAGATCAAAATCAGCTCATTCTCCCTCTCAAATTCCAAAATATCTCTTTATCACCACTATATTACCTTGGGTTgagtgaaaacaaaatgaatGAATTGATGCTAGGGTCAATTGTCAATTTCACTAAGTTACAATACCTACGACTTTCTTCAATCAACCTAGAGGGCATGGTGGAATTGAACAATTTCTTCAAGCTTAAAGAGCTTCAGTCTCTTGATCTTTCAGGTAACGAAGTATTTGTTTCAAAAGCAAACATCAATTCAACCCTTCCCAAATTTTCATCTTTGTGGTTGTCTTCATTCAATTTGTCTAAATTTCCAACTTTTCTAGAAGCCCAGAATGAATTGCAAAATTTAGACCTTTCCAACAACGACATTGAGGGTAACATACTTTTGGAATGTTGGAAAAGAGACATTGGAATACCTAAATCTTTCCCATAA